GCATGCCCGAAGCGCGGCAGATGCTGAGCAATTCCGCCTGCGCGGTTTTTCCGTCTGGCCCTGCTTCAGCAAACCCGGCTGACAGCACACAGAGCGCGCGCACGCCTACCGCCGCACACTGGCGCGCGGCTTCGAGGACGGCCTGAGCCGGCACGGTGATGAAAGCGAGTTCAGGTATTTCGGGCACTGCGGCGATGCTGGCGTAGGCCCGCACGCCCGCGACCGATTTAGCCGTCGGGTTGACCGGATAAATCACGCCTTGAAAGCCCCAGCGCACCAAGTTCCGAAAGAGCGCGCCGCCCACGGATTTTTGATTGCGGCTGGCGCCAATGACGGCGATGGATTGCGGCGCGAGCACGGCGCGTAACGACGCGCGTTCGGCCTCGGCTTCTTGCGCCTCGGCACGGGCGCGCATCAATTCGGTCTGGGCAATCGGGAATTCCAGGTGCGTCACGCCGTAGCTGGTCGAACCTGATAAGCCATAACCAGCTTTGCGAAAGACCGACAGCATCAGGCGATTGTCGGTCAATACATCCGCCGCAAAGCGTGTCAGACCGTGCAGGCGCGCCAGTTCCGCCAGTGTGTCCAGCAATTGGGTGCCGATACCACGGCGCTGCAACGCGTCTTCGACCAGAAATGAAACCTCGGCGACTTCGGGACGCTCCTCAATCGTCTGATAACGGCCCACCGCCACGATGCGCTCGTCGTTGTTTTCGCCCATTGTTATCACCAGCGCGAGGTTTTGCGCGCCGTCAACGTTGATCAAACGGTCGAGCATCGTGTCGGAAAGCGTTTTGATCGAATAAAGAAACCGATAGCGCAATGTTTCGGGTGAACAGCGATCATACAAAGCCCTCAGCTTGTCACGATCTTCTACACGAAGCGCCCGCACGCGTAGCAACGCGCCGTCACGCAATAAAAAGTCGCGGGTAAATTCGGGTGAAAATTTGATGGTGGGCGGCGTATTGTTTTGCATATCGAAACCTTCGTTAATAAGTGCGGGAGAATCCCCATCTTCGCCAGTAAGCGACTCATTCGGCAAATCGAATGCCCGTAAAGGAAGCGATAATTCACGGCATCAGCCTTGCCGCGCACTGCGTCTTAAGCGAAATGCCGCAATGACAGGGCAGGGAATTAGCCTAATTGTCATTGTGCCGGCTGTGTGCTTCAGTTAGAACAAATCGTATGGATCATCCAAACCAGCAAATTGCTTCCAAGCATCCGCCCGGACGTGTGCGGCGCTTCTTTGCCGAATTAGGTCCCGGCTTGATCACTGGCGCCGCCGATGATGACCCATCCGGCATCTCGACCTATTCCGTCGCAGGCGCGGCCTTTGGTTATTCGCAATTATGGCTGGCGTTGTTTTCGTTTCCACTGATGGCCGCCGTGCAATTGATGTGCGCGCGCTTGGGCTTGGTGACCGGTTTGGGTTTGGCGGGAGTGATCCGGCGACGTTATCCGCGTTGGGTGCTCTGGGGAGCGTGTGCTTTGCTGGTCGTCGCCAACGTCGTCAACATCGCCGCCGATTTGGGCGGGATGGCGGCGGCGATGGAAATGCTGACGGGCTGGCGCGCCTATGTGTGGCTGCCGTTCTTCGCCGCCGCGATCATCCTCTTGCTGATCTTTTCCAGCTATCGGCATATCGCCAGAGTTTTCAAATGGCTGACGCTGGTGCTGTTTGCCTACGTGATTGCAGCCTTCCTGGCTAAGCCGCAATGGGGCGCGGTGCTGCGCGCGACCTTCGTGCCGCACCTTGAATGGAACGCCGAATACGTGGCCACGTTCATCGCCATCCTGGGCACCACCATCTCGCCGTACTTGTTCTTTTGGCAGGCCGCCCAGGAAGTCGAAGAGGAGCGCGCCCTGGGGCGCAAGACCTTGGCTATGCGGCGCGGGGCGACCGATCTGGAATTGAAAGCGGCGCGTGACGATGTCTTTTCCGGCATGTTTTTCGCCGGGGTTGTGATGTACTTCATCATCCTGACCACTGGTGCGACCTTACATCAGACGGGCCAACATCACATCGAAACGGCCCGCCAGGCGGCGGAAGCATTGCGGCCACTGGCAGGCAATGCCGCCTATTTGCTCTTCACGATTGGTTTGATCGGCACCGGCATGTTGGGCGTGCCTGTGCTGGCCGGTTCCGCGGCTTATGCAATCGCCGAAGCCTTGCACTGGCGCGGTTCCTTGAATGATCGCCCGCGCGCGTCCGCTAAATTCTATGCCGTCGTGGCCGCCGCCGTCCTGCTGGGGCTGGCGTTGGATTACATGCGCTTCAACGCGGTGCGGATGTTGTTCATCGCGGCCATTGTGAATGGCGTGCTCGCGCCGCCGTTGCTGATTCTGATCGTGCTGCTGACGAGTGACCCACGCGTGATGGGGAAGCGCGTCAATCCTGGTTGGTTGCGTTGGTTAGGTTGGCTGACAACGGCGCTGATGGCGTTCGCGAGCATTGGTTTGTTACTGATTTAGTTGCGCTGTGCGCGTGGGGCAGGGAAGTGACCAGATTTAGCCGCCGTCACTTTTTGGATTTGTCATCCGGCAATTTGCAAGGCCCCGTCGTAGTGATGTTCACGGCCTTATCGCCATGGATCAAAACTTCAGTCGCAACCGGCGTCAATTCAAAAAACTCCTTGGCCGCAAAGATGGGAATGCGAATGCAACCGTGGCTGGCGGGCGTGGCGGGCACCGCGGGATTCCCATGAATCGCTACACCCGCGAAGATGTAGCTGGGGTAATACAGCAACCCCAAATCACTCTTGCGCCAGCCCGCGATTTTGCGCCGCACTTTGAATCTGCCAGTGGGCGTGACCGCGCGGCGTGTGCGGCCTCCCTGCGTAAACAGCGCGCCGGAACCGGTTGAAACCGGCAGAATGCGCTGCACCGCGCCGGTCGCATCAACGACAAACAAGACTTGGCGCGGCAAATCAATCTCGATGTGACTGTGGGTTGGTTCCAGCGCCTTGGGGCGTTGCGCTTGTCGAAGTAACTGCAACTCTTCATTCGTCAACACGCCTGTGCGTGCGCGGCCTTCGACTTTTTGAAAGGCTGTCAGCGCGTGACGCAACGATGCGTCCTGTCCCGTTGCTTCAGGTTGTAGCCAATACCCCAAGTTGCTGAGGAGGGTTTTCGCTTCATTCACCTCTGCTTCGCTTAACTTGGGGCGGACATTCAATTTGGGAGTTGGTTTTGGCGTGGGAGTGGCAGGATGAACCGGTGCCGGGCTGGGCGTAGTTTTTACCGTTGGCGGAATCGTTTGCGCCTGTAAGGTCGAAAGCAGCATCGCGCCAAGCAATCCCGCGCTGACGAGCGACCTCAACTTCAACTCTGGCCAGCGCCGTTTTTGCATCGCACTCAGACCCATTTTTCGAATACGCCTGTCACAGCGGTCAGGCGTATTCGAAAAACGATACAGGGCGGAGCATCCTTGCCCATCATGGATTCGACGGGCGATAAATGCGGCAACTCCTGATACAACTTTGCCAACCAAAATTCCCGCTCATCCGCCGCCGTAATCTCTTCGTAGTTGCCGTAGGCGATCACGCTGCGCCAGTGATAGTCGTCTTCAATCGCATCTATCTGCAAACACGCGCGCGGATTGGCGCGCAGCATCTCGATCTTTCGACCGGGCAGGGAATGCAGATAGATTGACTCGCCTTCAAACAAGTAATGTACCGGCACCACGTAGGGTTCATTATGCAAACAACAGCCCAACCGTCCGGTGTTTTGATTGGCTAACAACTGCCGGGCGACAGGTTCTGCCAGCGTGCCGATCATCAGTTTCAATGCTCCTTGCGTTGACGAACGATTTCGACCGAACAATGGGCTTGCGAGGCGACGGCATTCGAGACGGAACCCAGCCAGAAGCGTTGCCAGCCGCTGTAACCGTGCGAACCCAACACAATCAAATCAGCGCCCCAGCTTTCGGCCTCGTCCACGATTACAGACTTGGCCTGACCTGTTTTG
This Acidobacteriota bacterium DNA region includes the following protein-coding sequences:
- a CDS encoding murein L,D-transpeptidase, producing the protein MKLRSLVSAGLLGAMLLSTLQAQTIPPTVKTTPSPAPVHPATPTPKPTPKLNVRPKLSEAEVNEAKTLLSNLGYWLQPEATGQDASLRHALTAFQKVEGRARTGVLTNEELQLLRQAQRPKALEPTHSHIEIDLPRQVLFVVDATGAVQRILPVSTGSGALFTQGGRTRRAVTPTGRFKVRRKIAGWRKSDLGLLYYPSYIFAGVAIHGNPAVPATPASHGCIRIPIFAAKEFFELTPVATEVLIHGDKAVNITTTGPCKLPDDKSKK
- a CDS encoding pyridoxamine 5'-phosphate oxidase family protein, with amino-acid sequence MIGTLAEPVARQLLANQNTGRLGCCLHNEPYVVPVHYLFEGESIYLHSLPGRKIEMLRANPRACLQIDAIEDDYHWRSVIAYGNYEEITAADEREFWLAKLYQELPHLSPVESMMGKDAPPCIVFRIRLTAVTGVFEKWV
- a CDS encoding Nramp family divalent metal transporter — encoded protein: MDHPNQQIASKHPPGRVRRFFAELGPGLITGAADDDPSGISTYSVAGAAFGYSQLWLALFSFPLMAAVQLMCARLGLVTGLGLAGVIRRRYPRWVLWGACALLVVANVVNIAADLGGMAAAMEMLTGWRAYVWLPFFAAAIILLLIFSSYRHIARVFKWLTLVLFAYVIAAFLAKPQWGAVLRATFVPHLEWNAEYVATFIAILGTTISPYLFFWQAAQEVEEERALGRKTLAMRRGATDLELKAARDDVFSGMFFAGVVMYFIILTTGATLHQTGQHHIETARQAAEALRPLAGNAAYLLFTIGLIGTGMLGVPVLAGSAAYAIAEALHWRGSLNDRPRASAKFYAVVAAAVLLGLALDYMRFNAVRMLFIAAIVNGVLAPPLLILIVLLTSDPRVMGKRVNPGWLRWLGWLTTALMAFASIGLLLI